The proteins below are encoded in one region of Huiozyma naganishii CBS 8797 chromosome 7, complete genome:
- the KNAG0G01280 gene encoding C2H2-type zinc finger protein (similar to Saccharomyces cerevisiae YER130C; ancestral locus Anc_8.144) — protein MSMQQDFDLVFGMNMLNEKRSDLSPTLGTPKNFEFTTESDSTLLPENLDLGNADDISHESENFYQGYVTNCNEMILDDFLNLDHSQAAAANAYASSVPALSRHASEVLKPAETKVGKVTKNSRVKPPHSLQRRASIANYSIMNPAYYESEFDYIDLNLNLQALLESFPDIRDNQNNTTNGKVFKDALGDLEESKLISIPTIGTEQNSASSENNLDSDGLPESLISAATSPMSTFIQDSDPLSTDFVTAYQKPLKTLNTEKVKDLMLSLPDYPPALSSVLSSTVCQSPIAYCATGSTSDSTTNSTPVQQSNKLNVTTVDGKVKVEGGGASLSCLTPVSSSASYTSLMSLGASKKSTYIAPKVVRANSIPNLKPSEVLNNGNSIPKTRGRKPSLVDDPSKQFGCKYCPRKFKRQEHLKRHILSLHVGEKRFGCPICGKNFSRSDNLNQHIKTHSNENSCQKKVTKRRTSKSTTN, from the coding sequence ATGTCCATGCAACAAGATTTTGACCTAGTTTTCGGGATGAACATGCTGAACGAAAAAAGATCCGATTTGTCCCCTACTCTGGGCACACCCAAGAATTTTGAATTTACGACAGAGTCTGATTCAACATTGCTTCCTGAAAACCTGGATTTGGGGAACGCCGATGATATTTCACACGAATCCGAGAACTTTTACCAAGGCTACGTCACGAACTGTAACGAAATGATTCTGGatgatttcttgaacttaGACCATTCTCAAGCCGCTGCCGCGAACGCATACGCATCGAGCGTCCCTGCTTTATCTAGACATGCGTCAGAAGTCCTGAAACCGGCCGAGACCAAAGTCGGGAAGGTAACCAAGAATTCACGCGTTAAGCCTCCACACTCGTTACAGAGAAGAGCCTCGATCGCTAACTACAGTATCATGAACCCTGCTTATTACGAGTCCGAATTTGATTATATAGATTTGAACTTGAATTTGCAAGCGCTGTTGGAAAGCTTCCCTGATATCCGTGACAACCAAAATAACACAACTAACGGTAAAGTGTTTAAAGATGCTTTAGGAGATCTAGAGGAGAGTAAGTTGATCAGTATCCCCACGATTGGCACCGAACAGAACTCTGCTTCGAGTGAGAACAACTTGGACTCAGATGGGTTGCCGGAGTCCCTGATCAGCGCAGCAACATCGCCAATGTCGACATTCATTCAAGACAGCGACCCGCTATCAACCGATTTCGTCACCGCGTATCAAAAGCCACTGAAGACGCTGAACACGGAAAAGGTCAAAGATTTGATGCTTTCACTACCAGACTACCCACCCGCACTATCATCAGTTTTATCTTCTACTGTATGCCAGTCACCAATTGCATATTGTGCAACAGGTTCCACTTCTGACAGCACTACGAATAGCACGCCGGTACAGCAAAGTAACAAGCTGAATGTAACCACGGTGGATGGTAAAGTGAAAGTGGAGGGTGGAGGTGCGAGCTTGTCGTGTCTCACTCCAGTGAGCTCGTCTGCGTCGTATACTTCATTGATGAGTCTTGGTGCGTCCAAGAAGTCGACATACATAGCGCCTAAGGTGGTTCGTGCGAACAGCATTCCAAATTTGAAGCCCTCGGAGGTGTTGAACAACGGTAACTCTATCCCAAAGACTAGAGGCCGTAAGCCCTCGCTCGTCGATGACCCAAGCAAACAGTTTGGGTGCAAGTACTGTCCAAGGAAATTTAAGAGGCAGGAGCACCTGAAAAGACACATCTTATCGTTGCACGTTGGTGAGAAGCGGTTTGGTTGTCCCATCTGCGGTAAAAACTTCAGCAGATCGGATAACTTGAACCAGCATATCAAGACGCACAGTAACGAAAACTCGTGTCAGAAGAAAGTtacaaagaggaggacatCCAAGAGCACTACAAACTGA
- the KNAG0G01290 gene encoding putative hydroxyacid dehydrogenase (similar to Saccharomyces cerevisiae YGL185C; ancestral locus Anc_8.146): protein MVKTQSILFVQDPNEESELLSSDIVKENYNLLRHKLTSKDAFLKFMEEHRKQNITAIYGGFPAFRSIGGLTRDIIEHAAFYSTVRCVALCSRGVDGVDQEALLERGIQLFNYQDSEPDAMVSGAKQDLVGNEVADCALWHVLEGFRKFSLLMTQMRATKDTILGRAVVAGIPRDQMRFAFGHELLKGKYVESPRGKKCLILGLGNIGKQIGVKLQYGLGMEVHYAKRTEDSEVKDTYGWQFHGMDSLLQVLPQFHAIVVALPGSPETDGLINGEFLSHCKSGELILVNIGRAAILDMDAVTSAIDNGTIRHFGTDVYSAEPAVDALVLQDEYNTTGTPHVGSGTVEVFAQACETALANIIRTTLPA, encoded by the coding sequence ATGGTGAAAACACAGAGTATACTGTTCGTTCAAGATCCCAATGAGGAATCGGAGCTTTTGAGCTCTGACATTGTGAAGGAAAACTACAACCTTCTCAGGCACAAACTTACTTCTAAGGATGCGTTCTTGAAATTCATGGAGGAACACAGAAAACAGAACATCACTGCGATATACGGAGGATTCCCAGCGTTCCGTTCAATTGGCGGGCTCACGAGAGATATCATCGAGCACGCTGCTTTCTACTCAACTGTGCGCTGCGTCGCTCTATGTTCGCGCGGCGTGGACGGTGTTGACCAGGAGGCGCTCCTGGAGAGGGGGAtccaactgttcaattaCCAAGACAGCGAACCCGATGCCATGGTCAGTGGTGCGAAGCAGGATCTCGTCGGTAACGAGGTCGCTGACTGTGCCCTGTGGCATGTCCTGGAGGGGTTCCGTAAGTTTTCCCTACTGATGACGCAGATGCGGGCGACAAAGGATACGATCCTCGGTAGGGCAGTCGTTGCTGGGATCCCCAGGGACCAAATGCGGTTTGCGTTTGGCCACGAGCTGCTCAAAGGAAAGTACGTGGAGAGTCCACGCGGGAAGAAATGTTTGATCTTGGGGCTTGGGAACATCGGCAAACAGATCGGGGTGAAGTTACAATACGGACTCGGGATGGAGGTCCACTACGCGAAGCGGACCGAGGACAGCGAGGTGAAAGATACGTACGGGTGGCAGTTCCACGGGATGGACTCGCTTCTACAAGTGCTGCCACAGTTCCACGCCATTGTGGTCGCCCTACCGGGGAGCCCTGAGACAGATGGACTGATCAACGGGGAATTCTTGTCCCATTGCAAGAGTGGGGAACTCATCCTTGTGAACATCGGAAGAGCAGCGATCCTCGACATGGACGCCGTGACGTCAGCCATAGATAACGGCACGATAAGACACTTTGGGACGGACGTCTACAGCGCGGAACCCGCGGTGGACGCCCTGGTATTACAGGACGAGTACAACACGACGGGCACCCCACACGTCGGGAGCGGCACGGTCGAGGTATTCGCGCAAGCGTGTGAGACGGCGCTAGCAAACATTATCCGAACCACACTCCCTGCGTAA
- the TPN1 gene encoding Tpn1p (similar to Saccharomyces cerevisiae TPN1 (YGL186C); ancestral locus Anc_8.147), whose amino-acid sequence MGKKSGDIIVEECVEVGSESRPVEGVVTREHLEESPVQSEGLVKRACRKLEGLSRRIDALGVETTGIERIEPYERGSAGRQFVQVAGFFLSATGGLSSMSSFLLGPLLFGLGFKECLTSGLVSMVIGCLVAAYCSIMGPQSGCRQMVTARYLFGWTFVKLPALASILGVLGWAVVNCVVGGEMLAAISNGKVPIAVGVVIVMVCSFFVAVFGIKQVLKVETLISVPVLTTFLLLYICASDKYKYVSVYNTDSMPRLELKGNWLNFFTLCYSITSTWGSITSDYYILFPEYTPKWQVFTLTFLGTAVPTLFVGVLGLLLSSAAVSYEPWQASYDKHGMGGLLWSGFSRWGGFGRFLVVVLLLSLVSNNIINTYSAAFSIQLSSVHAARIPRWFWCIVCTAVYFVAALVGRNHFSTILGNFLPMIGYWLSMYFMLLLEENELFRRWFLHLYTLEFPGGPESTTTTTTKTAIAVTPRSVDEWKRRHRSAQGHRYNWDRWNDQSVLTHGYAATFAFVCGIAGVVVGMAQAYWIGPVARHFGPEGGDIAMWLAMGISGIVYPPCRYLELRRFGR is encoded by the coding sequence ATGGGCAAGAAGAGTGGTGATATTATCGTGGAGGAGTGTGTCGAAGTTGGCTCTGAGTCGAGGCCCGTTGAGGGTGTTGTGACGCGGGAGCATTTGGAGGAGTCGCCGGTCCAAAGCGAAGGGTTGGTAAAGCGTGCATGCAGAAAGCTCGAAGGTTTGTCGCGGCGGATCGATGCGCTCGGGGTGGAGACCACTGGGATCGAGCGGATCGAGCCCTACGAACGTGGGTCTGCTGGGCGCCAGTTTGTGCAAGTAGCCGGGTTCTTCCTGAGCGCAACGGGCGGGCTATCGTCGATGTCATCTTTCCTGCTGGGCCCGCTCTTGTTTGGGCTTGGGTTCAAAGAGTGTCTCACTTCCGGGCTTGTTTCGATGGTCATTGGGTGTCTTGTGGCCGCGTACTGCTCGATTATGGGTCCACAGTCTGGGTGTCGGCAGATGGTTACAGCGAGGTACCTTTTCGGGTGGACTTTTGTGAAGTTGCCCGCGTTGGCGTCCATTCTCGGGGTGCTCGGATGGGCTGTGGTGAATTGTGTCGTTGGTGGGGAGATGCTTGCTGCAATCTCGAACGGTAAAGTTCCGATTGCCGTTGGCGTTGTGATTGTGATGGTGTGTTCGTTTTTTGTCGCGGTATTTGGTATTAAGCAAGTATTGAAAGTTGAGACGCTGATTTCTGTACCCGTACTGACAACGTTCCTTCTACTGTACATCTGTGCAAGTGACAAGTACAAGTACGTGTCAGTGTACAACACGGATAGTATGCCGCGGTTGGAATTGAAGGGCAACTGGCTGAATTTCTTCACGCTGTGCTACAGTATCACGTCGACGTGGGGGTCGATCACGTCCGATTACTACATCTTGTTCCCGGAGTACACGCCCAAGTGGCAGGTATTTACGTTAACTTTCCTGGGGACCGCTGTACCTACGCTCTTTGTGGGTGTTCTCGGGTTACTACTATCGAGCGCTGCAGTGTCGTATGAACCTTGGCAGGCAAGCTACGACAAGCACGGGATGGGTGGACTGCTATGGTCTGGGTTCTCCCGGTGGGGCGGGTTTGGCCGGTTTCTTGTCGTTGTGTTGCTTTTGAGTCTTGTCTCTaacaacatcatcaacacgTACTCTGCAGCGTTCTCGATCCAGTTATCCAGTGTACACGCTGCACGGATCCCGCGGTGGTTCTGGTGTATTGTATGCACCGCGGTGTACTTCGTCGCTGCACTTGTCGGACGCAACCACTTCAGCACAATCCTGGGGAACTTTTTGCCCATGATCGGGTACTGGCTGAGCATGTACTTCATGTTGCTTCTCGAGGAGAACGAGCTGTTCAGGCGTTGGTTCCTGCATCTCTACACGCTGGAGTTCCCCGGAGGCCCGGAGTCCAccacaactacaactaccAAGACTGCTATTGCGGTGACCCCACGGAGCGTTGACGAGTGGAAACGTCGCCACCGCAGCGCGCAGGGACACCGGTACAACTGGGACCGTTGGAACGACCAGTCCGTACTGACGCACGGGTACGCGGCCACGTTTGCGTTCGTGTGCGGGATCGCGGGCGTCGTCGTCGGGATGGCGCAGGCGTACTGGATCGGGCCCGTCGCGCGCCATTTTGGACCCGAGGGAGGAGACATAGCGATGTGGCTCGCGATGGGCATCTCTGGTATCGTGTACCCGCCCTGTCGGTACCTCGAGCTGCGCCGGTTCGGCAGGTGA
- the COX4 gene encoding cytochrome c oxidase subunit IV (similar to Saccharomyces cerevisiae COX4 (YGL187C); ancestral locus Anc_8.148): protein MLSCVTRRFAMRAPRIGQRTLCSSRLLWEQAKPPVRKTMARTLAEVDGEETLVGPGARPGTVPTDLEQATGLERLELLGKLEGIDVFDTKPLDASRTGTLADPILVESYDDYRYVGCTGSPAGSHTVMWLKPTVGQVARCWECGSVYKLNPVGVPDPSHSH, encoded by the coding sequence ATGCTATCTTGTGTAACGAGGAGATTTGCGATGCGTGCCCCTCGTATTGGGCAGCGGACGCTGTGCAGTTCGCGGTTACTGTGGGAACAAGCGAAGCCGCCCGTGAGGAAGACTATGGCGAGGACACTCGCTGAGGTGGACGGTGAGGAGACTTTGGTGGGTCCCGGTGCGCGGCCGGGGACTGTCCCCACCGACTTGGAGCAAGCTACTGGGCTGGAGCGTCTGGAGTTGCTCGGGAAGCTGGAGGGGATCGACGTGTTCGACACGAAGCCGCTCGACGCGTCGCGGACGGGCACGCTCGCGGACCCGATCCTCGTCGAGTCGTACGACGACTACCGGTACGTCGGGTGCACTGGGAGCCCCGCAGGGTCGCACACCGTGATGTGGCTGAAACCGACCGTGGGCCAGGTGGCGCGCTGTTGGGAGTGCGGGTCCGTGTACAAGCTGAACCCCGTGGGTGTGCCAGATCCTAGCCACAGCCATTGA
- the CDC55 gene encoding protein phosphatase 2A regulatory subunit CDC55 (similar to Saccharomyces cerevisiae CDC55 (YGL190C); ancestral locus Anc_8.150), translating into MGSGSFNFKFSQCFGDKADIVVTEADIITSVEYDASGDFLATGDKGGRVVLFERNRSSKHCEYKFLTEFQSHDAEFDYLKSLEIEEKINHIKWLRPIQRSHFLLSTNDKTIKLWKIYEKNIKLVNSNNLEERPGAGGAATQRRRNKVLLSMQNLKLPQMAQHDKIIAATPKRVYANAHTYHINSISPNSDQETFLSADDLRINLWNYDKPDQSFNVVDIKPANMEELTEVITSACFHPVDCNHFMHSSSKGTIKLCDMRQNALCDNRAMTFEEYTNPINHNFFTEITSSISDIKFSPNGRYIAARDYLTVKIWDINMNSKPVKTINIHDQLKDRLSDTYENDAIFDKFEVNFSGDSRSVMTGSYNNNFMIYPNVIAAGDGDHPVVETFDAASASSKQKQAKPAVQQDGDETTAEPEEIVLQADKTAFRNKQFGSIQQRSARTKEWGDDIDFKKSILHFSWHPRENSLAIAATNNLFIFSAL; encoded by the coding sequence ATGGGCAGTGGGAGTTTCAATTTTAAGTTTAGTCAATGCTTTGGGGATAAGGCAGATATCGTGGTGACGGAGGCGGATATCATCACGTCTGTCGAGTACGACGCCTCGGGGGACTTCCTCGCGACGGGGGACAAAGGCGGGCGCGTCGTGCTCTTCGAGCGCAACAGGAGCAGTAAACACTGCGAGTACAAGTTTCTTACGGAGTTCCAGTCGCACGACGCAGAGTTTGACTACTTAAAGTCGTTGGAGATAGAGGAGAAGATTAACCATATTAAGTGGCTCAGGCCCATACAGAGGTCGCATTTCCTGCTCAGCACAAACGACAAGACTATCAAGCTGTGGAAAATCTACGAGAAGAATATAAAGCTCGTGAACTCTAATAATTTGGAGGAGAGACCCGGTGCCGGGGGTGCCGCGACGCAACGCCGCAGGAATAAAGTGTTGTTGTCCATGCAGAATTTAAAGCTGCCGCAGATGGCGCAGCACGATAAGATCATTGCGGCGACCCCGAAGCGGGTCTACGCGAACGCGCACACGTACCACATCAATTCTATATCCCCCAACTCAGACCAAGAGACGTTTCTCAGCGCAGACGACTTGCGTATCAACCTCTGGAATTACGATAAGCCGGACCAGAGCTTCAATGTCGTCGACATCAAACCTGCGAACATGGAGGAACTTACAGAGGTCATCACGAGCGCGTGCTTCCACCCAGTCGACTGTAACCACTTCATGCATTCCTCGTCAAAGGGCACGATCAAGCTCTGCGACATGCGGCAGAACGCACTGTGCGATAACAGGGCAATGACCTTCGAGGAGTACACCAACCCGATAAACCACAACTTCTTCACGGAGATCACGTCCTCGATCTCGGACATCAAGTTCAGCCCGAACGGCAGGTACATCGCCGCGAGGGACTACCTGACGGTCAAGATCTGGGACATCAACATGAACAGCAAGCCAGTCAAGACCATAAACATCCACGACCAATTGAAGGACAGGCTCAGCGACACGTACGAGAACGACGCCATCTTCGACAAGTTCGAGGTCAATTTCAGTGGAGACAGCCGCAGCGTCATGACGGGCTcttacaacaacaacttcaTGATATACCCGAACGTGATAGCAGCGGGCGATGGAGACCACCCGGTAGTGGAAACGTTCGATGCCGCGAGCGCATCCAGCAAGCAGAAGCAGGCGAAACCCGCGGTGCAGCAGGACGGGGACGAGACGACGGCGGAGCCCGAGGAGATCGTTCTGCAGGCAGATAAGACTGCGTTCCGGAACAAGCAGTTTGGGTCGATCCAGCAGCGGTCCGCGCGCACGAAAGAGTGGGGGGACGACATagacttcaagaagagcATACTGCATTTCTCGTGGCACCCGCGGGAGAACAGCCTCGCCATCGCGGCTACGAACAACCTGTTCATATTCTCCGCGCTGTGA